A genomic segment from Aspergillus puulaauensis MK2 DNA, chromosome 1, nearly complete sequence encodes:
- a CDS encoding KilA-N domain-containing protein (COG:L;~EggNog:ENOG410Q5HX;~InterPro:IPR003163,IPR036887,IPR018004,IPR029790;~go_function: GO:0003677 - DNA binding [Evidence IEA]) → MASMSQTQPYMDVHSHLSSGQPYASHPAPAGGMTHYQYPQQPPVLQPTSTYGPASSYPQYPYPNGVASSQSAPPPPTTSMSSQVPAQLLPLPVTNHPVSAPGYGNNTGAPMQGYVYDPTGQMAPPGAKPRVTATLWEDEGSLCYQVEAKGVCVARREDNHMINGTKLLNVAGMTRGRRDGILKSEKVRNVVKIGPMHLKGVWIPFERALEFANKEKITDLLYPLFVHNIGSLLYHPTNQTRTNMVVQESQQRRLDGPQPARTPQAPQPPSLHHHHSLQTPVSAHMAQPHPMGSQPGGRPSIDRAHTFPTPPASASSLMGITSQGNSYEWGQGMNSGVPNSQPLSIDTSLTNARSMPTTPATTPPGNNMQGMQSYQPQSGYDSKPYYSAAPSAHPHYAPQQPLPPQPMAPYGHSMPSSYMKGDMAPPSSQRGSISHPEPDSDVKSERYAHSSGHVGGGSSEAEQEPEYVQHDNGYNTSRGSYYTTNPSVGGLPGDHSQLTPDMTGSPQQNGSGRMTPRTSGAAPQWAPGYSTPPRPAAASSLYNIVSDTRGTSATNGTTSDNYSVASNSGYSTGLNGSLGSNKRMREDDDDRIVRPDSRGDYDSKRRKTLTEATVGGPVGGVPLGLQPMKAGGSLMAGRR, encoded by the exons ATGGCTAGCATGAGCCAAACCCAACCGTACATGGATGTGCATTCACATCTGTCGTCGGGACAGCCATATGCCTCTCACCCTGCGCCTGCTGGAGGAATGACCCATTACCAGTACCCGCAGCAACCTCCTGTGCTACAGCCCACTTCAACATATGGGCCGGCCAGCTCTTACCCACAGTATCCCTACCCTAATGGTGTGGCATCTTCTCAGTCCGCGCCCCCGCCTCCGACAACCTCAATGAGTAGCCAGGTTCCCGCTCAATTACTGCCTCTACCTG TGACCAACCATCCTGTGTCTGCCCCCGGATATGGAAACAACACCGGGGCACCGATGCAAGGGTATGTGTATGATCCAACTGGCCAGATGGCACCCCCCGGAGCCAAGCCTAGGGTTACGGCTACACTgtgggaagatgaaggtaGTCTATGCTACCAGGTAGAAGCTAAGGGCGTGTGTGTTGCTCGACGAGAAG ATAACCACATGATTAACGGCACCAAGTTGCTCAACGTTGCGGGCATGACTCGAGGCCGTAGAGATGGTATTCTTAAGAGCGAAAAGGTCCGGAATGTGGTGAAGATTGGGCCCATGCACTTGAAGGGTGTTTG GATTCCATTCGAGCGCGCTTTGGAATTTGcgaacaaggagaagatcacAGATCTACTATACCCCTTGTTTGTTCACAACATTGGCAGCCTGTTGTACCACCCTACCAACCAGACCCGAACGAACATGGTAGTGCAGGAGTCGCAACAGCGACGACTCGATGGTCCTCAGCCTGCTCGCACCCCTCAAGCTCCCCAACCCCCCAGTCTACACCACCATCATTCCCTGCAAACACCCGTTTCCGCTCACATGGCTCAGCCTCATCCGATGGGCTCGCAACCCGGAGGCCGGCCCAGCATTGACCGCGCTCATACATTCCCTACTCCACCTGCGAGTGCTTCAAGCCTAATGGGAATTACCAGCCAGGGTAACTCCTACGAGTGGGGCCAGGGGATGAACTCGGGTGTTCCTAACTCTCAGCCATTGTCTATCGACACCAGCTTGACCAATGCACGATCAAtgccaacaacaccagctACGACACCACCAGGAAACAATATGCAGGGAATGCAATCATACCAACCACAGTCCGGCTATGACTCCAAACCTTACTACTCGGCAGCCCCATCCGCGCACCCTCACTAcgctcctcaacaacctttACCGCCGCAGCCGATGGCGCCCTATGGCCACTCAATGCCGAGTTCGTACATGAAAGGTGATATGGCGCCGCCGTCTTCTCAACGTGGGTCTATAAGTCATCCTGAGCCCGACTCCGATGTGAAGTCGGAACGCTACGCACACAGCAGTGGGCATGTTGGTGGCGGATCGTCAGAAGCCGAACAAGAACCGGAGTATGTCCAGCATGACAATGGCTACAACACCAGTCGCGGCTCGTACTATACCACCAACCCTTCTGTCGGCGGCCTTCCTGGCGATCATTCCCAGCTTACACCAGACATGACTGGCTCTCCCCAGCAAAACGGCTCTGGGCGCATGACTCCCCGTACCAGTGGTGCCGCTCCTCAGTGGGCCCCAGGATACAGCACGCCTCCGCGACCAGCCGCTGCTAGCAGCTTGTACAACATTGTTAGCGACACGCGAGGAACGTCCGCCACAAACGGAACCACATCTGACAATTACTCCGTGGCGTCCAACTCTGGCTACTCGACTGGGTTGAATGGCTCATTGGGATCCAATAAGCGTATGcgtgaggatgatgacgaccGCATTGTTCGGCCGGACAGCCGTGGTGACTATGATAGCAAGCGTCGCAAGACCTTGACGGAAGCCACCGTTGGTGGCCCGGTGGGTGGTGTTCCTCTCGGGCTCCAGCCCATGAAAGCTGGCGGCAGCCTCATGGCTGGTCGCCGTTAA
- a CDS encoding putative ATP dependent RNA helicase (COG:A;~EggNog:ENOG410PGXQ;~InterPro:IPR027417,IPR001650,IPR014001,IPR007502, IPR011545;~PFAM:PF04408,PF00270,PF00271;~go_function: GO:0003676 - nucleic acid binding [Evidence IEA];~go_function: GO:0004386 - helicase activity [Evidence IEA];~go_function: GO:0005524 - ATP binding [Evidence IEA]) yields MPPNSKKKKKPAANPARGFATVSVPSKVKPAESSEPASTVDSKSASESDRPTPAEAHQPAPSSNDGPSLQNYTSEQLEQHLEDAELQILVEKHAAKCKSDAIRQAGKLETERRVLRQQAVPVNLLEWLPSDVVGSILGLAEAEEQGLSPQAVRDRRAIPEDELCTKLWVLKDTLLKLGFPENRVEEALKHVLAYFAGNFAITNRDIVCNLDESLEWLAMHCNPEELPSYTQINGQRKDVDKNVSWISDRESSGQSTPKSTAGNKLLKTKPVFKEAIPQPDPYDSDSSLDPDTLVPKYLDLQTRLYNLRPEIYDKPKKGKKGQSAGANVEDPQALKLQRKISSIENDVLFDRKEAEYLWREKLDDLRKEAAIFRQAEADTEKEQTDQKELEPEPEAAPILEDGEAGDLLGDMFQTEEEPTLELGVITEELNKASIAIQDFGKWTGLSPRRVLEEACKARDSGCKVTYKDISSSSHSNRMALEVRWPKPQEMPSPFSQEAVTHKSSSYATFVSMDKIATPTSQQAEAYVSTFALFILFPQNSKEGKAYMRLPAAWRDLWTEFANAKKVQEDEADKQVVKDLRKLIQENHGAFEDDIVLSDNFRKRNGTPRTRSPVKAGTKEVPGTNDQLPRIWMEKSSTPSFQHMVQGRMNLPIWEFKDEILGMLDTHRALIICSETGSGKSTQIPSFILEHEMQSGRPCKIYVTEPRRISAISLARRVSEELGESKNDIGTSRSLLGFAVRLESKVSQSTRLVFATTGVVVRMLERPDDFQDITHVVLDEVHERSIDSDFLLIVLRRLMQRRPDLKLILMSATLESNRFAKYLGGVPVLNIPGRTFPVETKFLEDAVELTQYRLSENEPNVADDEDEDEVEASQGETTGMAATLERYSKQTREAVLNFDEYRLDYQLIKRLLMKLATSPEMEYYSKAILVFLPGMAEIRRLNDELLSDPVFQRRWIIHALHSSIASEDQEKAFVVPPEGMRKIVIATNIAETGITIPDITAVIDAGKEKTMRFDERRQLSRLVEAFISRANAKQRRGRAGRVQKGICFHMFTKHRHDKLLAEQQTPEMLRLSLQDLVLRVKICKLGEVEPTLLEAVDPPSSKNIRRAIDALKEVKALTSTENLTPLGLQLAKLPLDVFLGKLIVHGAFFKCLDATISIAAILSCKSPFVNTMGSNTQKDAVRLSFRRGDSDLLTVYNAYCAWKRTRGTPGSNEYAFCRKNFLSPQTLLNIEDVKLQLMVSIADAGLINLDANQKSSLNRARSTRQRHFFTTPPTHDTNSTNDTLIQSVIAWSFYPKLLTREGKGWRNIANNQAVTLHPTSVNKGSDPSVVKYLSYYHIMQGRNRNYNAFETSVVEDWAVAVLCGENDFKMYAGVLSIDTNRIRFSIRDWKSMLAIKVLSTRVREILAALFRDPQQPLSYKQKQWMEIWQGIFQNRDAR; encoded by the exons ATGCCGCCGAAcagcaagaaaaagaagaagcccgcCGCGAACCCTGCCCGCGGCTTCGCAACAGTCTCCGTCCCCTCCAAAGTAAAACCCGCGGAGTCGTCAGAGCCAGCCTCGACAGTCGATTCCAAGTCGGCGTCGGAGAGCGATCGCCCAACGCCTGCTGAGGCGCATCAGCCTGCTCCGAGTTCAAACGACGGCCCGTCTCTACAAAATTACACCTCGGAGCAACTAGAACAGCACCTGGAGGATGCCGAACTACAGATACTGGTTGAGAAACATGCGGCAAAGTGCAAGAGTGATGCCATCCGCCAAGCTGGAAAGTTGGAGACTGAGCGGAGGGTTCTTCGCCAGCAGGCGGTTCCTGTGAATCTTCTCGAGTGGCTCCCTTCCGACGTCGTGGGTTCTATACTTGGTCTCGCCGAGGCGGAGGAACAAGGACTGAGCCCCCAAGCGGTGAGGGATAGGCGAGCAATCCctgaggatgagctgtgCACGAAACTCTGGGTTTTGAAGGATACTCTTTTGAAACTGGGGTTCCCTGAGAACAGGGTTGAAGAAGCATTGAAGCACGTTTTGGCGTACTTTGCTGGCAACTTTGCCATTACTAACCGAGACATTGTGTGCAATCTGGATGAATCCCTCGAGTGGCTTGCAATGCATTGCAACCCCGAAGAACTTCCATCGTATACTCAGATAAACGGCCAGCGTAAAGACGTGGACAAGAACGTTTCTTGGATTTCTG ATCGAGAGTCTTCAGGACAATCCACTCCTAAAAGTACTGCAGGCAACAAATTACTCAAGACCAAGCCGGTATTCAAAGAAGCGATTCCTCAACCTGACCCGTACGATTCCGATAGCTCTCTTGATCCGGACACATTGGTTCCGAAGTATTTGGACCTGCAAACCCGACTCTACAATTTACGACCTGAGATCTATGATAAACCCAAGAAAGGCAAGAAGGGCCAGTCTGCCGGCGCAAACGTGGAAGATCCTCAAGCCCTGAAACTCCAGCGCAAGATCTCGAGTATAGAAAACGATGTACTCTTTGATCGCAAAGAGGCAGAGTACCTCTGGAGAGAAAAACTAGATGACCTCAGGAAGGAGGCTGCTATATTTCGACAGGCCGAAGCCGACACAGAAAAAGAGCAGACTGACCAAAAGGAACTAGAACCCGAACCAGAGGCTGCGCCAATTCTCGAGGATGGTGAGGCCGGTGACCTTCTAGGAGACATGTTCCAGACCGAAGAAGAACCGACCCTAGAGCTGGGTGTAATCACAGAAGAGCTGAACAAGGCTTCCATCGCGATCCAGGACTTTGGCAAGTGGACGGGTCTCAGCCCTCGCCGTGTCTTAGAAGAGGCGTGCAAGGCACG AGACTCTGGGTGCAAAGTCACTTACAAGGacatctcatcatcatctcattCGAATCGAATGGCGCTTGAGGTGAGGTGGCCAAAACCACAGGAGATGCCGTCTCCATTTTCCCAAGAAGCAGTCACCCACAAGTCTAGCTCATATGCTACCTTCGTCTCTATGGATAAAATAGCCACGCCCACTTCACAGCAGGCCGAGGCATACGTATCCACCTTTGCTCTTTTTATCCTCTTTCCCCAGAATtcaaaagaaggaaaggcCTATATGCGTCTTCCCGCTGCGTGGAGAGATCTTTGGACAGAATTCGCGAATGCGAAGAAGGTGCAAGAGGACGAAGCCGACAAACAGGTCGTAAAAGACCTGAGGAAGCTGATACAGGAGAACCATGGCGCCTTCGAAGACGATATTGTACTTTCTGATAACTTCCGCAAAAGAAATGGAACACCAAGGACTCGGTCGCCGGTAAAGGCGGGCACAAAAGAGGTACCAGGGACCAATGATCAGTTGCCCCGAATCTGGATGGAGAAGTCATCCACTCCTTCCTTCCAACACATGGTTCAAGGTCGAATGAATCTCCCGATTTGGGAGTTCAAAGACGAAATCCTCGGCATGCTTGATACTCACCGGGCTCTCATCATCTGCAGTGAAACCGGAAGTGGTAAAAGTACTCAGATACCCTCATTTATCCTGGAGCACGAGATGCAGTCAGGACGTCCATGCAAAATTTACGTCACCGAACCACGACGTATCTCCGCCATTTCGCTCGCGCGCAGAGTAAGCGAGGAATTGGGGGAAAGTAAAAACGACATTGGAACCTCTCGCTCTTTACTCGGTTTTGCTGTCAGGCTAGAGAGTAAAGTCAGTCAGTCGACAAGGCTGGTATTCGC GACGACGGGAGTTGTGGTACGGATGTTGGAACGCCCGGACGACTTCCAAGACATTACTCACGTTGTATTGGATGAGGTACACGAGCGTTCAATTGACAGTGACTTCCTCCTCATTGTCCTCCGGCGATTAATGCAGAGACGACCAGATCTAAAGCTGATTCTCATGTCTGCCACCCTTGAGTCCAACCGCTTCGCAAAATATCTCGGCGGTGTCCCCGTATTGAATATCCCTGGCCGGACATTCCCCGTGGAAACCAAGTTCCTAGAGGATGCAGTCGAGCTAACACAGTATCGACTATCCGAGAACGAGCCAAACGttgccgatgatgaagatgaagacgaggtggAAGCAAGCCAGGGAGAAACTACTGGAATGGCAGCGACGCTGGAAAGATATTCCAAACAAACACGAGAAGCGGTTCTAAATTTCGACGAATATCGACTCGACTACCAGCTAATCAAGAGACTGCTGATGAAGCTCGCAACGAGCCCAGAAATGGAGTACTACAGCAAAGCCATCCTAGTGTTTCTTCCAGGTATGGCGGAAATCCGTCGGTTGAATGATGAGCTTTTATCAGACCCGGTATTTCAACGTAGATGGATTATACACGCTCTTCACTCGTCAATTGCCAGCGAAGATCAAGAGAAGGCGTTCGTGGTGCCGCCTGAGGGCATGCGGAAGATAGTTATTGCCACCAATATTGCAGAGACTGGTATCACAATCCCTGATATCACGGCTGTCATTGATGCGGGCAAGGAGAAGACTATGCG GTTTGACGAGCGACGTCAACTATCCCGACTAGTGGAGGCGTTCATCTCGCGAGCCAACGCAAAACAGCGACGCGGTCGAGCTGGTCGTGTGCAAAAGGGCATTTGTTTCCATATGTTCACGAAACACCGACATGACAAACTA CTGGCCGAGCAACAAACCCCGGAGATGCTCCGACTTTCTCTCCAAGACTTGGTATTGCGAGTGAAGATCTGCAAGCTCGGGGAGGTTGAACCAACTCTGCTAGAAGCAGTTGACCCGCCATCCTCAAAGAACATTCGGCGGGCGATCGACGCTTTGAAAGAGGTGAAGGCTCTGACGTCCACGGAAAACCTTACCCCGCTAGGACTGCAGCTCGCCAAGCTCCCGTTGGATGTGTTTTTGGGTAAACTCATCGTCCATGGTGCGTTCTTCAAGTGTCTAGATGCGACGATCAGTATAGCTGCTATTCTGTCATGCAAGTCGCCATTCGTGAACACAATGGGCTCGAACACCCAAAAGGATGCAGTCAGGCTTTCATTCCGACGAG GTGACTCGGATTTACTAACTGTATACAACGCATATTGCGCTTGGAAACGCACACGAGGCACGCCCGGGTCAAATGAATATGCATTCTGCCGGAAGAACTTCCTCTCGCCTCAGACGCTACTAAATATCGAAGACGTCAAACTCCAGCTCATGGTCTCCATCGCCGATGCAGGCCTAATCAACCTCGACGCAAATCAGAAATCGTCCCTCAACCG AGCCCGCTCCACCCGCCAACGCCACTTCTTCACCACCCCACCCACCCATGACACAAACAGCACAAACGACACCCTGATCCAATCTGTCATCGCATGGAGCTTCTACCCCAAGCTCCTAACCCGCGAGGGCAAAGGATGGCGTAACATCGCGAATAATCAAGCCGTCACGCTACACCCGACATCTGTCAACAAGGGCTCGGATCCGAGTGTCGTCAAGTACCTGAGCTACTACCATATCATGCAAGGCCGGAACCGCAATTATAATGCGTTTGAGACGAGCGTTGTGGAGGACTGGGCTGTGGCGGTGCTTTGTGGAGAGAATGATTTTAAG ATGTATGCTGGTGTCCTCTCGATCGACACCAACCGGATCCGGTTCTCGATCAGAGATTGGAAGTCCATGCTTGCGATTAAGGTGCTCTCGACCCGGGTGAGAGAGATCTTAGCTGCTTTGTTCCGGGATCCGCAGCAACCGTTATCATACAAGCAGAAGCAGTGGATGGAGATATGGCAGGGGATATTCCAGAATAGAGATGCGAGGTAG
- a CDS encoding cytochrome P450 (COG:Q;~EggNog:ENOG410PUIW;~InterPro:IPR001128,IPR017972,IPR002401,IPR036396;~PFAM:PF00067;~TransMembrane:2 (o6-24i36-54o);~go_function: GO:0005506 - iron ion binding [Evidence IEA];~go_function: GO:0016705 - oxidoreductase activity, acting on paired donors, with incorporation or reduction of molecular oxygen [Evidence IEA];~go_function: GO:0020037 - heme binding [Evidence IEA];~go_process: GO:0055114 - oxidation-reduction process [Evidence IEA]), which translates to MITVTYAALTGLLVLVYFVIWPVFEYFRDPKGLRRYPNMSLFSGMSAIPFMLMASRKFRSRELQELHQTHPVLRTGPNTLSYGDVRAIKDIYGHNTRCIKDPSYIVSAGSHYHLADVIDRPDHSRKRKVLSSAYALKNLETWEHKVSDKIARLVKHFDSICTAPLPAGQEKPDPADLTVDFRAWTNFFSLDAIVDIGLSEKLSFLDQGNDMCTAERKDGTTYRTSLREALYPNARKQSLIIWNYGWYPIINKWVNIIPYFAKMQKSGDTWEDIVWHHAMQRRRRYEAGEKLDDFFSALMDDKAGKPHELEWGEVSAEINIMMNAGSVTTAIAITNVMYQLLKNPQTLEKLREEIDSVYDSEDEVVASYDKVKHLPYLRACLDESLRIFPPTSHGLPRETPPEGLEILGQWVPGNTSVSMSAYVAHRDERAFPQAHLYKPERWLGEEGKALGPYFVAFSAGARSCIGRNISYLEQTVILATLVRRYEFALPDKDWELQREETMNLILGGMPVKVWRRELEVDA; encoded by the exons ATGATTACAGTCACCTACGCTGCTCTTACCggcctcctggtcctggtctaCTTTGTGATATGGCCTGTCTTTGAGTACTTTCGGGACCCCAAGG GTCTCCGCCGGTACCCTAACATGTCCTTGTTCTCCGGCATGTCGGCGATTCCCTTCATGTTGATGGCCTCTCGCAAGTTCCGCTCGAGGGAACTCCAGGAACTGCACCAAACACACCCTGTCCTTCGCACTGGCCCCAACACTCTCTCCTACGGGGATGTCCGCGCGATCAAGGACATCTATGGCCACAACACCCGCTGTATCAAGGACCCGTCCTACATCGTCTCCGCCGGTTCACATTACCATCTGGCGGATGTGATCGACCGGCCTGACCACTCTCGCAAGCGCAAGGTCCTGTCATCTGCGTATGCACTGAAGAACCTCGAGACATGGGAGCACAAGGTTAGCGACAAGATCGCCCGCCTGGTCAAGCACTTTGACAGCATCTGTACCGCCCCTCTTCCTGCTGGTCAGGAGAAGCCCGACCCCGCCGACCTCACCGTCGACTTCCGGGCGTGGACGAACTTCTTCAGTCTCGACGCCATCGTGGATATCGGTCTCAGCGAGAAACTCAGCTTCCTAGACCAGGGCAACGACATGTGCACAGCCGAACGCAAGGACGGCACAACATACAGAACATCCCTCCGCGAAGCTCTCTACCCAAACGCAAGAAAGCAATCTCTCATCATCTGGAACTACGGATGGTaccccatcatcaacaagtgGGTGAACATTATCCCCTACTTTGCCAAGATGCAAAAGTCTGGCGACACATGGGAAGACATCGTCTGGCACCACGCCATGCAGCGGCGCCGGCGCTACGAAGCCGGCGAAAAGCTCGACGACTTCTTCTCCGCGCTGATGGACGACAAAGCCGGCAAACCGCACGAACTGGAATGGGGCGAGGTCTCCGCCGAAATCAACATCATGATGAACGCGGGCTCCGTAACAACCGCCATCGCAATCACAAACGTTATGTACCAGCTGTTGAAAAACCCGCAGACGCTCGAGAAACTCCGCGAGGAAATCGACTCAGTCTACGActccgaggacgaggtcgtcGCCTCCTACGATAAAGTAAAACACCTGCCCTACCTCCGCGCCTGTCTCGACGAGTCCCTCCGGATCTTCCCCCCAACCTCCCACGGCCTCCCTCGCGAAACACCACCTGAGGGATTGGAAATCCTCGGCCAGTGGGTCCCCGGAAACACATCCGTCAGTATGTCTGCGTACGTCGCGCACAGAGATGAGAGAGCTTTCCCACAGGCACACCTGTACAAGCCTGAGCGGTGgctcggcgaggaaggaaaggCGCTGGGGCCATACTTTGTTGCATTCAGCGCAGGCGCTCGATCGTGCATTGGTCGGAACATCTCGTACCTGGAGCAAACAGTTATTCTTGCGACGCTCGTGCGGAGGTATGAGTTTGCGCTGCCGGATAAAGACTGGGAGCTGCAGAGGGAGGAGACGATGAATTTGATCTTGGGTGGTATGCCTGTTAAGGTCTGGCGGAGGGAGCTTGAGGTTGATGCTTAA
- a CDS encoding NADPH cytochrome P450 oxidoreductase family protein (COG:C;~EggNog:ENOG410PU95;~InterPro:IPR003097,IPR001433,IPR001094,IPR017927, IPR001709,IPR023173,IPR029039,IPR023208,IPR008254, IPR017938,IPR039261;~PFAM:PF00175,PF00667,PF00258;~TransMembrane:1 (o554-573i);~go_function: GO:0003958 - NADPH-hemoprotein reductase activity [Evidence IEA];~go_function: GO:0010181 - FMN binding [Evidence IEA];~go_function: GO:0016491 - oxidoreductase activity [Evidence IEA];~go_process: GO:0055114 - oxidation-reduction process [Evidence IEA]), whose product MASLVTLQTQPNTADYVALTFLSLVGATFLSRGIIWDRPDPYKHLLYERPQLKYANGAGAKAEQQTRNIARRLEETNSPIVVFWGSQSGTAESFAHRLAREITLRFGQSTLTADLSDYDPASITEIPSSKLAIFILSTYGEGDPADNTIEFWDWLNSNDRNEEKKQKLFSGLRYFAFGLGNSNYKFYNRIIDRVVEVLDEHGANALLPVSKANDANGGTQEDFISWKESVFAFFRESLGFTQSELVYQPTLTIKPDETIEASALHRGEPRHSPSPVAIPITEIRQLFEPTSDRHCLHLDLDISSTPDVVYKTGDHLAVWPSNPDEEVDLLLQMLGRTSEADTPISISGIEGAEEDTAKKVPSPTTLLVLLRHYLEITAQIPRDILSTLAPFAPTEEAKSFLTTLANDKEAYANFTRRTHLTLARVLAASSGNQQWADLPVSYILETLPSLQPRYYSISSSSVVSPRKISLTVLVLSTPLAENTAVSIPGLTSTYLLSLADTPQTNQNTIPPTYTNTLLPLTDANEASGSNSSGPRRKILANLRRSTFKLPRLQTAPLILVAAGTGLAPFRAFLHERRQLLKIGRDVGNMLLFFGCRRPDEDFIYKAELEEMQAAFGSQLKIITAFSRDPGSERKYVQDCVVEQKSDVCEILVEQRGNLYICGRAGMAREVEKRVTAFLGSERGWSEKETEEWVRGIKRRNKWQEDVWG is encoded by the coding sequence ATGGCCTCCCTAGTCACCCTCCAGACCCAACCTAACACAGCCGACTACGTCGCTCTcacctttctttctctcgtGGGGGCTACGTTCTTATCTCGTGGCATTATTTGGGACAGACCTGACCCGTACAAACATCTTCTATATGAGAGACCACAGCTCAAATATGCCAACGGCGCGGGTGCAAAGGCCGAGCAACAGACGAGAAACATTGCTCGTCGACTTGAGGAGACAAACTCGCCCATTGTCGTCTTCTGGGGCTCGCAGTCCGGAACAGCCGAGTCCTTTGCCCACAGACTCGCCCGGGAGATTACCCTGAGGTTTGGGCAGAGCACCCTCACAGCCGATCTCAGCGACTACGACCCTGCGTCGATTACTGAGATCCCGTCCTCGAAgctggccatcttcatcctctcgACGTATGGCGAGGGTGACCCGGCAGATAACACAATTGAGTTCTGGGATTGGCTCAACAGCAATGACCGGaatgaggagaagaagcagaaactATTTTCGGGGTTGAGGTACTTTGCTTTTGGCCTGGGGAACTCCAACTACAAGTTCTACAACCGGATTATTGACCGTGTcgttgaggttcttgatgagCACGGTGCCAATGCACTTCTCCCTGTGTCGAAAGCGAATGATGCCAACGGGGGAACGCAGGAAGACTTTATCTCATGGAAGGAGTCtgtttttgctttcttccgTGAGTCTTTGGGTTTCACGCAGTCTGAGCTCGTTTACCAACCTACCCTTACCATCAAGCCTGATGAAACCATCGAGGCATCTGCTCTTCACCGCGGCGAGCCTCGTCACTCGCCGAGCCCTGTTGCTATTCCCATCACGGAGATTAGACAGCTGTTCGAGCCTACCTCAGATAGACACTGCCTGCATCTCGATTTGGATATCTCGTCCACCCCCGACGTGGTCTACAAGACTGGAGACCACCTCGCTGTTTGGCCGTCGAACCCAGACGAAGAGGTCGACCTGCTTCTTCAGATGCTGGGCCGTACCAGTGAGGCAGACACACctatctccatctccggtATCGAGGGCGCAGAAGAGGACACTGCGAAGAAGGTgccctctccaacaacccttctcgtcctcctccgtcaCTACCTCGAAATCACCGCCCAGATCCCACGAGACATCCTTTCCACGCTTGCCCCCTTCGCCCCAACAGAAGAGGCAAAGTCCTTCCTTACAACCCTAGCAAACGACAAGGAGGCGTACGCCAACTTCACAAGACGAACCCATCTCACACTTGCGCGAGTACTCGCCGCCTCATCCGGCAACCAGCAATGGGCCGATCTCCCCGTCTCATACATCCTCGAAACCCTCCCATCACTACAACCCCGCTACTACTCCATCTCCAGTAGTAGCGTTGTCTCCCCACGTAAAATCTCACTCaccgtcctcgtcctctccacCCCACTAGCCGAGAACACCGCTGTCTCAATACCAGGCCTCACATCAACatacctcctctccctcgccgaCACTCCACAGACAAACCAAAACACCATTCCCCCAACGTACacaaacaccctcctcccactcaCAGACGCCAATGAagccagcggcagcaacagcagcggACCACGAAGAAAAATCCTCGCCAACCTGCGCCGCTCAACATTCAAGCTCCCGCGCCTACAAACAGCGCCCCTAATCCTAGTCGCCGCAGGCACAGGCCTAGCCCCCTTCCGCGCCTTCCTACACGAGCGGCGCCAGCTCCTTAAAATCGGCCGCGACGTCGGCAACatgctcctcttcttcggctgTCGCCGCCCAGATGAAGACTTCATCTACAAGGCTGAGCTTGAAGAGATGCAGGCTGCATTCGGGAGCCAGTTAAAAATCATTACGGCGTTCTCGCGTGATCCGGGCTCCGAGAGGAAGTATGTCCAGGATTGCGTTGTTGAACAGAAGAGTGATGTTTGTGAGATTCTGGTTGAGCAGAGGGGGAATCTTTATATCTGTGGACGGGCCGGGATGGCGAGGGAGGTTGAGAAGAGGGTTACGGCTTTCCTTGGGAGTGAGAGGGGATGGAGCGAGAAGGAGACTGAGGAGTGGGTTAGGGGTATAAAAAGGAGGAATAAGTGGCAGGAGGATGTTTGGGGATGA